The proteins below are encoded in one region of Sphingobium yanoikuyae:
- a CDS encoding pyruvate dehydrogenase complex E1 component subunit beta, whose protein sequence is MGIEIKMPALSPTMEEGTLAKWLVKEGDEVKSGDILAEIETDKATMEFEAVDEGKIGQIVIAEGTEGVKVGTVIATMAGEGGEAAPAPAPKAEAPKAEEAPKKAESGTSKLASEAKATVQDPDLPAGTEFVKTTVREALRDAMAEEMRSDPRVFVMGEEVAEYQGAYKVTQGLLDEFGPKRVIDTPITEYGFAGIGSGAAMGGLRPVIEFMTFNFAMQAIDHIINSAAKTNYMSGGQMRCPIVFRGPNGAASRVGAQHSQNYGPWYAAVPGLIVIAPYDAADAKGLLKAAIRSTDPVVFLENELLYGRSFDVPKVDDYVLPIGKARIMRPGKDVTLVSYSIGVGLALDAAEQLAAEGIDAEVIDLRTLRPLDTATVLESLKKTNRLVVVEEGWPTCSIASEIAAVVMEKGFDDLDAPVLRVTNEDVPLPYAANLEKLALIDAARVVEAAKKVCYK, encoded by the coding sequence ATGGGTATCGAAATCAAGATGCCGGCGCTCTCGCCGACGATGGAAGAGGGCACGCTGGCCAAGTGGCTGGTGAAGGAAGGCGATGAAGTGAAGTCCGGCGACATCCTCGCCGAGATCGAGACCGACAAGGCGACGATGGAATTCGAAGCCGTCGACGAAGGCAAGATCGGCCAGATCGTGATTGCCGAAGGCACCGAAGGGGTGAAGGTCGGCACCGTGATCGCGACGATGGCGGGCGAGGGCGGCGAGGCTGCTCCGGCACCTGCACCGAAGGCTGAAGCCCCCAAGGCCGAAGAAGCGCCCAAGAAGGCGGAAAGCGGCACCTCCAAGCTGGCGTCGGAAGCCAAGGCGACCGTGCAGGATCCGGACCTTCCGGCCGGCACCGAGTTCGTCAAGACCACCGTGCGCGAAGCGCTGCGCGACGCCATGGCCGAGGAAATGCGGTCGGACCCGCGCGTCTTCGTGATGGGCGAGGAAGTCGCCGAATATCAGGGCGCCTACAAGGTGACCCAGGGCCTGCTCGACGAATTCGGTCCCAAGCGCGTCATCGACACGCCGATCACCGAATATGGCTTTGCCGGCATCGGTTCGGGCGCGGCCATGGGTGGCCTGCGTCCAGTGATCGAGTTCATGACGTTCAACTTCGCCATGCAGGCGATCGACCACATCATCAACTCGGCTGCTAAGACCAACTATATGTCCGGTGGCCAGATGCGCTGCCCGATCGTGTTCCGTGGTCCCAACGGTGCGGCCAGCCGCGTCGGCGCGCAGCACAGCCAGAACTATGGTCCCTGGTATGCCGCCGTTCCCGGCCTGATCGTCATCGCGCCCTATGACGCGGCCGACGCCAAGGGTCTGCTGAAGGCCGCGATCCGCTCGACCGACCCGGTCGTGTTCCTGGAGAATGAACTTCTCTACGGTCGCAGCTTCGACGTGCCCAAGGTTGACGATTATGTCCTGCCGATCGGCAAGGCGCGCATCATGCGTCCGGGCAAGGACGTCACCCTGGTCAGCTACTCGATCGGCGTGGGCCTGGCGCTCGACGCGGCCGAGCAGCTTGCTGCCGAGGGCATCGATGCGGAAGTAATCGACCTGCGCACGCTGCGTCCGCTCGACACCGCGACCGTGCTGGAGAGCCTCAAGAAGACCAACCGCCTGGTGGTGGTGGAAGAAGGCTGGCCGACCTGCTCGATCGCGTCGGAAATCGCCGCGGTCGTGATGGAAAAGGGCTTCGACGATCTCGACGCCCCGGTCCTGCGCGTCACCAACGAGGATGTGCCGCTGCCTTATGCCGCCAACCTCGAAAAGCTGGCGCTGATCGACGCGGCCCGCGTGGTCGAAGCGGCCAAGAAGGTCTGCTACAAGTAA
- the pdhA gene encoding pyruvate dehydrogenase (acetyl-transferring) E1 component subunit alpha, with product MAKPTTPRADSAKAKAAVPAGADHNRPRPETPTDYKASKEELLEFYRQMVLIRRFEEKAGQLYGLGFIGGFCHLYIGQEAVAVGIQSALKPGKDSVITGYRDHGHMLAYGIDPKVIMAELTGREAGISRGKGGSMHMFSVEHKFYGGHGIVGAQVSLGAGLAFAHKYNDDGGVCVAYFGDGAANQGQVYESFNMAELWKLPIIFVIENNQYAMGTSVNRASSEDQLYRRGESFRIPGIQVDGMDVLAVRGATEEALKWVQGGNGPILLEMKTYRYRGHSMSDPAKYRSRDEVQAVRDNSDPIEGVKKYLIDAGVSEDEIKVIDQDIRKIVAEAADFAETSPEPEMHELYTDVLVEQY from the coding sequence TTGGCGAAACCAACCACGCCGCGCGCCGACAGCGCAAAGGCAAAGGCCGCAGTGCCGGCCGGTGCGGACCATAATCGTCCGCGCCCCGAAACGCCCACCGACTACAAGGCCAGCAAGGAAGAGCTGCTGGAATTCTATCGGCAGATGGTTCTGATCCGCCGCTTCGAGGAAAAGGCCGGCCAGCTCTATGGTCTGGGTTTCATCGGCGGCTTCTGTCACCTCTATATCGGCCAGGAAGCGGTTGCGGTCGGCATCCAGTCGGCGCTCAAGCCCGGCAAGGACAGCGTGATCACCGGCTATCGCGACCATGGTCACATGCTCGCCTATGGCATCGATCCCAAGGTCATCATGGCCGAACTGACCGGCCGCGAAGCCGGCATTTCGCGTGGCAAGGGCGGTTCGATGCACATGTTCAGCGTCGAGCATAAATTCTATGGCGGCCACGGCATCGTCGGCGCCCAGGTGTCGCTCGGCGCGGGTCTGGCCTTCGCGCACAAATATAATGATGATGGCGGCGTGTGCGTTGCCTATTTCGGCGACGGCGCGGCCAACCAGGGCCAGGTCTACGAATCGTTCAACATGGCCGAGCTGTGGAAGCTCCCGATCATCTTCGTGATCGAGAACAACCAATATGCCATGGGCACCAGCGTCAATCGCGCCTCGTCGGAAGACCAGCTTTATCGCCGTGGCGAGAGCTTCCGCATCCCCGGCATCCAGGTCGACGGTATGGACGTTCTGGCGGTGCGCGGTGCGACCGAGGAAGCGCTCAAGTGGGTCCAGGGCGGCAATGGCCCGATCCTGCTGGAAATGAAAACCTACCGTTATCGCGGTCACTCCATGTCCGACCCGGCCAAATATCGTTCGCGTGACGAGGTTCAGGCCGTGCGCGACAACAGCGACCCGATTGAGGGCGTGAAGAAATATCTGATCGATGCCGGCGTCAGCGAGGACGAGATCAAGGTCATCGATCAGGATATCCGCAAGATCGTCGCCGAAGCGGCCGATTTCGCCGAAACCTCGCCCGAACCTGAGATGCATGAACTCTATACCGACGTGCTGGTGGAGCAATATTAA
- a CDS encoding FtsB family cell division protein, whose protein sequence is MAHIAKLRMLLMSALGPAIAVLLLLFFAGYVVLGSNGVLAWGDYSRQLRDAKAELKIVQLHRQELRNRVDLLNPRRVDPDLSDELIRRQLGVIHHDEVIVPLN, encoded by the coding sequence ATGGCGCATATCGCGAAGCTCCGCATGCTATTGATGTCGGCCCTCGGGCCGGCAATCGCGGTGCTGTTGCTGCTGTTCTTCGCCGGCTATGTGGTGCTGGGCTCCAATGGCGTGCTTGCCTGGGGCGATTATTCGCGCCAGCTGCGCGATGCGAAGGCTGAACTCAAAATCGTCCAACTGCATCGCCAGGAGCTGCGCAACCGGGTCGATCTGCTCAATCCGCGCCGCGTTGATCCCGATCTGTCGGATGAGCTGATCCGTCGCCAGCTCGGCGTGATTCACCATGACGAAGTGATCGTTCCGCTGAACTGA
- the eno gene encoding phosphopyruvate hydratase yields the protein MTAILDIHARQILDSRGNPTVEVDVMLEDGSFGRAAVPSGASTGAYEAVEKRDGDKSKYLGKGVLQAVAAVNDEIAEQLIGLDAEDQGEVDAAMIALDGTENKSRLGANAILGVSLATAKAAADARGLPLYRYVGGVSSHVLPVPMMNIINGGEHADNPIDFQEFMIMPVGAESIADAVRIGSEIFHTLKKGLHDKGLATSVGDEGGFAPNIASTRDALDFIMLSVEKAGYKPGDDVVLALDCAATEFFKNGKYEISGEGLSLSPVEMADYLAALAADYPIKSIEDGMSEDDFEGWKALTDKIGDKVQLVGDDLFVTNPARLSMGIGKGLANSLLVKVNQIGTLSETLAAVDMAHRARYTAVMSHRSGETEDSTIADLAVATNCGQIKTGSLARSDRLAKYNQLIRIEEELGDMAVYAGRSIFR from the coding sequence ATGACCGCCATTCTCGATATTCACGCCCGCCAGATTCTCGACAGCCGCGGCAATCCGACCGTCGAAGTCGATGTGATGCTGGAAGATGGCAGCTTCGGCCGCGCCGCCGTGCCCTCGGGTGCGTCGACCGGTGCCTATGAGGCGGTCGAAAAGCGCGACGGCGACAAGAGCAAATATCTGGGCAAGGGCGTGCTTCAGGCCGTCGCCGCCGTCAATGACGAGATTGCCGAGCAGCTCATCGGTCTCGATGCCGAGGACCAGGGCGAAGTCGATGCCGCAATGATCGCGCTCGACGGCACCGAGAACAAGTCGCGCCTGGGCGCCAACGCGATCCTGGGCGTGTCGCTCGCCACCGCCAAGGCTGCTGCCGACGCGCGCGGCCTGCCGCTCTATCGCTATGTCGGCGGCGTGTCGTCGCATGTCCTGCCGGTGCCGATGATGAACATCATCAACGGCGGCGAGCATGCCGACAACCCGATCGACTTCCAGGAATTCATGATCATGCCGGTCGGTGCGGAGAGCATCGCCGACGCCGTGCGCATCGGTTCGGAAATCTTCCACACCCTCAAGAAGGGCCTGCACGACAAGGGCCTGGCCACCTCGGTCGGTGACGAGGGCGGCTTTGCCCCCAACATCGCCTCGACCCGCGATGCGCTCGACTTCATCATGCTGTCGGTCGAAAAGGCCGGCTACAAGCCCGGTGACGATGTCGTGCTGGCGCTGGACTGCGCCGCGACCGAATTCTTCAAGAACGGCAAATATGAGATTTCGGGCGAAGGCCTGTCGCTTTCGCCGGTCGAAATGGCCGACTATCTCGCCGCGCTGGCTGCCGACTATCCGATCAAGTCGATCGAAGACGGCATGAGCGAGGATGATTTCGAGGGCTGGAAGGCGCTGACCGACAAGATCGGTGACAAGGTCCAGCTGGTCGGCGACGATCTGTTCGTCACCAACCCGGCTCGCCTGTCGATGGGCATTGGCAAGGGGCTGGCCAACTCGCTGCTGGTGAAGGTCAACCAGATCGGCACGCTGTCGGAAACGCTCGCCGCCGTCGATATGGCGCACCGTGCCCGCTACACGGCGGTCATGTCGCACCGTTCGGGCGAGACCGAGGATTCGACCATCGCCGACCTCGCCGTCGCCACCAATTGCGGTCAGATCAAGACCGGCTCGCTCGCCCGTTCGGACCGGCTTGCCAAGTATAATCAACTGATCCGCATCGAGGAAGAACTGGGCGACATGGCGGTCTATGCCGGTCGTTCGATCTTCCGCTGA
- a CDS encoding phage holin family protein yields the protein MTQEPADTVATPQTEGNEGSVRATFARLYTDGRAYAQAEVERQKLRAGIAGAGIRNAAILGIVALMLLFAAIVTLLIGLVIALSAMIGPLWATLAVFGGAVLIAVLLLLLAKGQISHMLKTIKS from the coding sequence TTGACGCAGGAACCAGCGGATACGGTGGCAACGCCGCAGACCGAGGGGAATGAGGGGTCTGTCCGCGCGACATTCGCCCGCCTCTACACCGATGGCCGCGCCTATGCGCAGGCGGAGGTCGAGCGCCAGAAGCTGCGCGCCGGCATTGCTGGCGCCGGCATCCGCAATGCCGCGATCCTGGGGATCGTGGCCCTGATGCTGCTGTTCGCCGCGATCGTGACCCTGTTGATCGGGTTGGTGATTGCGCTGTCCGCGATGATCGGGCCGCTCTGGGCAACGCTGGCGGTGTTCGGCGGCGCCGTACTGATCGCCGTCCTGCTGCTGCTGCTGGCCAAGGGACAGATCAGCCATATGTTGAAGACGATCAAGTCATGA
- a CDS encoding DUF4170 domain-containing protein — protein sequence MSKMHLVMGGRVTNPQTLEFQDLSKVDLVGVFPDYASAEKAWRGAAQRTVDDAEMRYVIVHLHRLLEPELPAA from the coding sequence ATGAGCAAGATGCATCTGGTGATGGGCGGCCGCGTAACCAACCCGCAGACGCTGGAATTCCAGGACCTGAGCAAGGTCGACCTGGTTGGCGTCTTCCCCGACTATGCCTCGGCCGAAAAGGCCTGGCGCGGCGCGGCGCAGCGCACCGTCGATGACGCCGAAATGCGTTATGTGATTGTCCATCTGCACCGCTTGCTGGAGCCTGAGCTGCCGGCAGCCTGA
- a CDS encoding rhomboid family intramembrane serine protease, with amino-acid sequence MKLPAGRTTNAIALVTFVLFLLLLATGQIDNAALLGGFMPARIGNPGLLDGMAAVPWWLTPLSCTFVHAGWLHIAFNLLMLLFCGRQVEHVLGRTGTLILYVVGAYAACFAQWAITPESINPMVGASGAISAIIATYALLYSQQQVRRIGPLSANFVRVLWLAAAWIAIQLMIGVATAGGLGDLGQIAIAAHIGGFLAGLALTRPLLRWRFRKRPQAIN; translated from the coding sequence GTGAAACTGCCTGCCGGACGCACGACCAACGCGATCGCGCTGGTCACGTTCGTCCTGTTCCTGTTGCTGCTCGCAACCGGGCAGATCGACAATGCGGCCTTGCTGGGCGGGTTCATGCCCGCCCGCATTGGCAATCCCGGCCTGCTGGACGGCATGGCGGCGGTGCCCTGGTGGCTGACGCCGCTCAGTTGCACCTTCGTCCATGCCGGCTGGCTGCATATCGCCTTCAACCTGCTGATGCTGCTTTTCTGCGGGCGGCAGGTCGAGCATGTGCTGGGCCGCACCGGCACGCTGATCCTCTATGTCGTCGGTGCCTATGCCGCCTGCTTCGCGCAATGGGCGATCACGCCGGAATCGATCAATCCGATGGTCGGGGCGAGCGGCGCGATTTCCGCGATCATCGCCACCTATGCGCTGCTTTACAGCCAGCAACAGGTGCGGCGGATCGGGCCGTTGTCGGCCAATTTCGTGCGGGTGCTGTGGCTGGCAGCCGCCTGGATCGCGATCCAGTTGATGATCGGCGTGGCGACGGCGGGGGGATTGGGCGATCTGGGTCAGATCGCGATTGCCGCGCATATCGGCGGCTTCCTTGCAGGGCTGGCCTTGACCCGGCCCTTGCTGCGCTGGCGGTTCCGCAAACGGCCCCAGGCTATCAATTGA
- the greA gene encoding transcription elongation factor GreA codes for MATVEKMPMLQVGYDKLNAQLRELKAERPLIVDAIEEARAHGDLSENAEYHAAKERQGQVEATISDLEDKLSRAQIIDPTTLSGNKIVFGATVTLLDEDDKPVKYQIVGQAEADAKAGMISYNSPLGRALIGREVGDEVEVSVPSGDKFYLVDKIAFI; via the coding sequence ATGGCGACCGTCGAGAAGATGCCGATGCTGCAGGTGGGCTATGACAAGCTCAATGCGCAGCTCCGCGAACTGAAGGCCGAGCGCCCTCTGATCGTGGACGCCATCGAGGAAGCTCGTGCCCACGGCGACCTGTCGGAAAATGCCGAATATCACGCCGCCAAGGAACGGCAGGGGCAGGTCGAGGCAACGATTTCCGACCTGGAAGACAAGCTGTCGCGCGCCCAGATCATCGATCCGACCACCCTGTCGGGTAACAAGATCGTGTTCGGCGCGACCGTGACCCTGCTGGACGAGGACGACAAGCCGGTCAAATATCAGATCGTGGGCCAGGCCGAGGCGGATGCCAAGGCGGGCATGATCAGCTATAACAGCCCGCTGGGCCGTGCGCTGATCGGCCGCGAGGTCGGTGACGAGGTGGAAGTGTCGGTCCCGTCGGGCGACAAATTCTACCTGGTCGACAAGATCGCGTTCATCTGA
- the carB gene encoding carbamoyl-phosphate synthase large subunit codes for MPKRTDISSILIIGAGPIIIGQACEFDYSGTQAVKALKEEGYRIILVNSNPATIMTDPEFADATYVEPITPEIVAKIIEKERPDAVLPTMGGQTALNTALALFNDGTLEKYGVQMIGADAEAIDKAEDRIKFRDAMDKIGLESARSRIAHTMEEAMEALEFTGLPSIIRPSFTMGGTGGGIAYNRDEFMNIVRGGLDASPTTEVLIEESLLGWKEYEMEVVRDRNDNSIIICSIENVDPMGVHTGDSITVAPALTLTDKEYQIMRNASLAVLREIGVETGGSNVQFAVNPKDGRLVVIEMNPRVSRSSALASKATGFPIAKVAAKLAVGYTLDEIENDITGATPASFEPTIDYVVTKIPRFAFEKFKGAEPLLGTAMKSVGEVMAIGRNIHESMQKALRGLETGLSGFNQVDHLVGAPKDDIIAALAQPTPDRLLVAAQALREGLTVAEIHNIAKFDPWFLERLKEIVEAENEVLEHGLPRDADGMRRLKAMGFSDKRLAWLALKSANLRGNERGVARGSGLIHDAVVAMTGGVTEDEVRSLRHKLGVRPVFKRIDTCAAEFEAKTPYMYSTYEAPIFGEPENEAQPSDRKKVVILGGGPNRIGQGIEFDYCCVHACFALSEAGYETIMVNCNPETVSTDYDTSDRLYFEPLTAEDVLEILHVEMSKGTLAGVLVQFGGQTPLKLAQALEDAGIPILGTSPDAIDLAEDRERFAALIDKLKLRQPANGIARSREEAIAVANRIGYPVLMRPSYVLGGRAMEIVDGQAQLEEYITTAVQVSGDSPVLIDQYLRDAVEVDVDALCDGDDVVVAGVLQHIEEAGVHSGDSACSLPPYSLSDEVIAEIERQTEVLARALSVRGLMNIQFAVKDGIVYLIEVNPRASRTVPFVAKAIGTPIAKIASRVMAGEKIKDLPKIDRNAIDHVAVKEAVFPFNRFPGVDPVLSPEMKSTGEVMGIDSNFATAFAKAQLGAGTVLPTSGTVFVSVKDSDKPVILPAVQKLAGMGFTIIATGGTATYLEGQGIAVEHVNKVAEGRPHIVDRITDGDVQLIFNTTEGWQSLKDSKAIRTSALRAKIASFTTATASVAAADAIEALRDRALEVRSLQSYYPGSHA; via the coding sequence ATGCCCAAGCGCACAGACATCTCCTCCATCCTCATCATCGGCGCTGGTCCGATCATCATCGGCCAGGCGTGCGAGTTCGATTATTCGGGCACGCAGGCGGTCAAGGCGCTGAAGGAAGAGGGCTATCGCATCATCCTGGTGAATTCCAACCCGGCCACCATCATGACCGACCCGGAATTTGCCGACGCGACCTATGTCGAGCCGATCACGCCCGAAATCGTGGCGAAGATCATCGAGAAGGAGCGGCCCGATGCGGTGCTGCCGACGATGGGTGGCCAGACCGCGCTGAACACCGCGCTGGCGCTGTTCAACGACGGCACGCTGGAGAAATATGGCGTCCAGATGATCGGCGCCGACGCTGAAGCCATCGACAAGGCGGAGGACCGGATCAAGTTCCGCGATGCCATGGACAAGATCGGCCTGGAATCGGCCCGCTCGCGCATCGCCCACACCATGGAAGAGGCGATGGAAGCGCTGGAGTTCACCGGCCTTCCCTCGATCATCCGTCCCAGCTTCACCATGGGCGGCACCGGCGGCGGCATTGCCTATAATCGCGACGAGTTCATGAACATCGTCCGCGGCGGCCTAGATGCCTCGCCGACCACCGAAGTCCTGATCGAGGAATCGCTCCTCGGCTGGAAGGAATATGAGATGGAAGTCGTGCGCGATCGCAACGACAATTCCATCATCATCTGTTCGATCGAGAATGTCGATCCGATGGGCGTCCATACCGGCGACTCCATCACCGTCGCGCCGGCGCTGACGCTGACCGACAAGGAATATCAGATCATGCGCAACGCCAGCCTGGCGGTGCTGCGCGAGATCGGCGTCGAAACCGGCGGTTCCAACGTCCAGTTCGCGGTCAATCCCAAGGATGGCCGCCTGGTCGTCATCGAGATGAACCCGCGCGTGTCGCGCTCTTCGGCGCTCGCGTCGAAGGCGACCGGCTTCCCGATCGCCAAGGTCGCTGCGAAGCTGGCCGTCGGCTACACGCTCGACGAGATCGAGAATGACATTACCGGCGCGACCCCGGCCTCGTTCGAGCCGACCATCGACTATGTCGTGACCAAGATCCCGCGCTTCGCCTTTGAAAAGTTCAAGGGCGCCGAGCCGCTGCTGGGCACCGCCATGAAGTCGGTCGGCGAAGTCATGGCGATCGGCCGCAACATCCATGAATCGATGCAGAAGGCGCTGCGCGGTCTGGAAACCGGCCTGTCCGGCTTCAACCAGGTCGATCATCTGGTCGGCGCGCCCAAGGACGACATCATCGCCGCCCTGGCACAGCCGACGCCCGATCGTCTGCTGGTCGCCGCGCAAGCCCTTCGTGAAGGTCTGACCGTCGCGGAAATCCACAATATCGCCAAGTTCGACCCCTGGTTCCTGGAGCGCCTGAAGGAAATCGTCGAGGCCGAGAATGAGGTGCTGGAACATGGCCTGCCGCGCGATGCGGATGGCATGCGCCGGCTCAAGGCCATGGGCTTTTCCGACAAGCGTCTCGCCTGGCTGGCGCTCAAGTCCGCCAATCTGCGCGGCAATGAGCGCGGCGTCGCGCGCGGCAGCGGCCTGATCCACGATGCTGTCGTCGCCATGACCGGCGGCGTGACCGAGGATGAAGTGCGCAGCCTGCGCCACAAGCTGGGTGTGCGTCCGGTGTTCAAGCGCATCGACACCTGCGCCGCCGAGTTCGAGGCGAAGACGCCCTACATGTATTCGACCTATGAAGCCCCGATCTTCGGTGAGCCGGAGAATGAGGCGCAGCCCAGCGATCGCAAGAAGGTCGTCATCCTGGGCGGTGGTCCCAACCGCATCGGTCAGGGCATCGAGTTCGACTATTGCTGCGTCCATGCCTGCTTTGCGCTGAGCGAAGCCGGCTATGAGACGATCATGGTCAACTGCAACCCGGAAACCGTGTCGACCGACTATGACACGTCCGACCGCCTCTATTTCGAGCCGCTGACGGCCGAAGACGTGCTGGAAATCCTGCATGTCGAAATGTCGAAGGGGACGCTGGCCGGCGTGCTGGTGCAGTTTGGCGGCCAGACGCCGCTCAAGCTCGCGCAGGCGCTGGAAGATGCCGGCATCCCGATCCTGGGCACTAGCCCGGACGCGATCGACCTGGCCGAGGATCGCGAGCGTTTCGCTGCGCTGATCGACAAGCTGAAGCTGCGCCAGCCGGCCAACGGCATTGCCCGCAGCCGCGAGGAGGCGATCGCGGTCGCCAATCGTATCGGCTATCCGGTTCTGATGCGTCCTTCCTACGTCCTTGGCGGCCGCGCCATGGAAATCGTCGACGGCCAGGCCCAGCTCGAAGAATATATCACCACCGCCGTGCAGGTGTCGGGCGACTCTCCGGTGCTGATCGACCAGTATCTGCGTGATGCGGTCGAGGTGGACGTCGACGCGCTGTGTGACGGCGACGATGTGGTCGTCGCCGGCGTGTTGCAGCATATTGAGGAAGCCGGCGTTCACTCCGGTGACTCGGCCTGCTCGCTGCCGCCCTACAGCCTGTCGGACGAGGTGATTGCCGAGATCGAGCGTCAGACCGAAGTGCTGGCCCGTGCCCTGTCGGTCCGTGGCCTGATGAACATCCAGTTCGCGGTCAAGGATGGCATTGTCTATCTGATCGAGGTCAATCCGCGCGCCAGCCGGACCGTGCCCTTCGTCGCCAAGGCGATCGGCACCCCGATCGCCAAGATCGCCTCGCGCGTCATGGCCGGTGAGAAGATCAAGGATCTGCCCAAGATCGATCGCAACGCGATCGACCATGTCGCGGTCAAGGAAGCCGTCTTCCCGTTCAACCGCTTCCCGGGCGTCGACCCCGTGCTCTCGCCGGAAATGAAGAGCACCGGCGAAGTCATGGGCATCGACAGCAATTTCGCCACTGCCTTCGCCAAGGCGCAGCTGGGTGCGGGCACCGTGCTGCCGACCAGCGGCACCGTCTTCGTGTCGGTCAAGGACAGCGACAAGCCGGTGATCCTGCCAGCGGTGCAGAAGCTGGCGGGCATGGGTTTCACCATCATCGCGACCGGCGGCACCGCCACCTATCTGGAAGGGCAGGGGATCGCCGTCGAGCATGTGAACAAGGTGGCCGAAGGCCGTCCGCACATCGTCGACCGGATCACCGATGGCGACGTGCAGCTGATCTTCAACACCACCGAAGGCTGGCAGTCCCTGAAGGACAGCAAGGCGATCCGCACCAGTGCTCTACGCGCAAAGATTGCAAGTTTCACCACCGCGACCGCCAGCGTCGCTGCGGCGGACGCAATCGAGGCTTTGCGGGACCGCGCCCTTGAAGTGCGCTCGCTCCAGTCCTATTATCCTGGGTCGCACGCCTGA
- a CDS encoding ribonuclease E inhibitor RraB: protein MSQNLPPVDEARLAAEWEADREVLANLKRNGDVARLARPVDVSFRGSEKDFERVLTIASQFGFVELDREEDEEGDLFLFLECVQPVDEASIRALTRKCLQIEILCGVEYDGWGCEAQAGGVH, encoded by the coding sequence GTGAGCCAGAACCTGCCCCCGGTTGACGAAGCGCGCCTCGCCGCAGAGTGGGAGGCGGACCGTGAGGTTCTCGCCAACCTGAAGCGCAATGGCGACGTCGCGCGTCTCGCGCGACCCGTGGATGTCAGCTTCCGGGGCAGCGAGAAGGATTTCGAGCGCGTCCTGACCATCGCCAGCCAGTTCGGCTTCGTCGAACTGGACCGCGAGGAAGATGAGGAAGGCGACCTGTTCCTGTTCCTGGAATGCGTGCAACCGGTCGACGAAGCCTCGATCCGCGCGCTGACCCGCAAATGCCTCCAGATCGAAATCCTCTGCGGCGTCGAATATGACGGCTGGGGCTGCGAGGCGCAGGCGGGAGGCGTGCATTGA